The proteins below come from a single Salinivibrio kushneri genomic window:
- a CDS encoding DUF3379 family protein translates to MDDLEFRRRLLADPYDTDPELQAAKAESERHQSYADDIAELDSKIDQALRVDVPEDLADKILFSQTTDAEQRVKRPRWHLAIAASIAFVFGIALGQFNWGSATLDLNQTALAHYYHEHAFIEGINEGATIEQVNAKLQPFGKAFNALPGQITYINHCSFGEQHALHMVMESDGQAYTVFVVPSASQAPAQKSDGKMQAVSRPVQSASVIVVGEVKSAAAPIAEQLQQQLTPRAI, encoded by the coding sequence ATGGACGATCTTGAATTTCGCCGCCGCCTACTAGCAGACCCTTATGATACCGATCCTGAGTTGCAAGCCGCCAAGGCAGAGTCTGAACGTCACCAAAGCTATGCGGATGATATCGCCGAGTTGGACAGTAAAATTGACCAGGCGCTTCGCGTAGATGTGCCGGAAGACTTAGCCGATAAAATTTTGTTTTCGCAAACCACCGATGCTGAGCAACGAGTCAAACGTCCTCGCTGGCATCTCGCCATTGCCGCCTCGATTGCTTTTGTGTTTGGTATTGCACTCGGTCAGTTTAACTGGGGCAGTGCGACGCTCGACCTTAATCAAACAGCATTGGCACACTATTATCACGAGCATGCCTTTATAGAAGGCATTAACGAGGGTGCGACCATTGAGCAAGTCAATGCCAAACTGCAGCCGTTTGGCAAAGCTTTTAATGCGCTCCCCGGCCAGATTACTTACATCAACCATTGTAGTTTTGGTGAGCAACATGCCCTACACATGGTGATGGAGAGTGATGGGCAAGCCTATACGGTGTTTGTGGTCCCATCAGCCAGTCAGGCGCCCGCACAGAAGAGTGACGGCAAAATGCAAGCCGTCAGCCGACCCGTGCAATCGGCGAGCGTGATTGTGGTCGGCGAGGTAAAAAGCGCTGCTGCCCCCATTGCCGAGCAACTGCAACAACAACTCACCCCCAGAGCGATCTAA
- a CDS encoding outer membrane protein transport protein, with protein MKNNKIVYLAVATALGSLSTTAHSAGFQLAETSATGLGRAFAGEAAMADNASAQFRNPALLSYLADTQVSAGGIYVNPNVDIDGENSQHGQTSTNDVAHDAVIPNFYFSHQIDDRFTAGLALATNFGMETDLGDDFTGTQFGNEAAVTTFEINPNIAWKATEQLRLGAGIRYVLGEGSIGAKSSKGAQLPKNAGPLAGSPVPEHSTLKYMEGDDRAWGWQLGAVYDINDKHRVGVNYRSEVDLTLEGHAEGLTYNLAAIQKGQLAGADYLSSNHYSGSMDLTLPATAEFSSLHQLTEQWAVHTSINWTEWSSFDKLEADIPSLSSDPKMVKVENWEDNYRFAIGTTYQWDQKLTLRSGVAYDTSAVSDKNRTLTIPETDRTWLSVGAGYDVTPKLTLDAAFTYVFAKDAPVKEPRDGIESDQSGSAFGGNFEGETTGNVWLVGVQASYRF; from the coding sequence ATGAAAAATAATAAGATCGTTTATCTTGCCGTCGCCACCGCGCTCGGCTCTCTTTCTACGACCGCACACAGTGCCGGTTTCCAGCTCGCAGAAACCTCAGCAACCGGCCTGGGCCGTGCCTTTGCAGGGGAAGCGGCAATGGCGGATAACGCCAGTGCGCAATTTCGTAACCCTGCGCTACTAAGCTACCTTGCCGATACACAAGTATCAGCCGGTGGCATCTACGTTAACCCTAACGTTGATATTGATGGCGAAAACTCTCAGCACGGTCAAACCTCAACCAATGATGTTGCCCATGATGCCGTGATCCCTAATTTCTATTTTTCCCATCAAATCGACGATCGCTTTACCGCTGGCCTCGCTCTCGCGACCAACTTTGGCATGGAAACCGATTTAGGCGACGATTTTACCGGTACCCAGTTTGGTAACGAAGCGGCAGTGACCACCTTTGAAATCAACCCTAATATCGCTTGGAAAGCCACCGAGCAATTACGCCTGGGCGCCGGTATCCGCTATGTGTTGGGGGAAGGCAGTATTGGGGCGAAAAGTAGTAAAGGTGCTCAACTACCTAAAAACGCAGGCCCACTTGCCGGCAGTCCTGTTCCTGAGCACAGCACTCTGAAGTATATGGAAGGCGATGATCGTGCCTGGGGTTGGCAATTGGGTGCCGTGTACGACATCAATGACAAGCACCGGGTCGGCGTTAACTATCGCTCCGAAGTTGATCTGACACTTGAGGGGCATGCAGAAGGTCTAACTTACAACCTAGCAGCAATTCAAAAAGGTCAACTTGCTGGAGCAGATTATCTGAGTAGCAACCACTATTCAGGCAGTATGGATCTCACCCTCCCCGCTACCGCCGAGTTCTCTTCGTTGCATCAGCTGACTGAGCAGTGGGCGGTACACACCAGCATTAACTGGACCGAGTGGAGCAGCTTTGACAAACTCGAGGCGGACATCCCCTCCCTTTCTAGCGATCCAAAGATGGTGAAAGTAGAGAATTGGGAAGATAACTATCGCTTTGCCATCGGCACCACTTATCAGTGGGATCAGAAACTGACGTTGCGCTCAGGCGTTGCCTACGATACCTCGGCAGTGAGCGATAAAAACCGCACCCTGACCATCCCAGAGACTGACCGTACCTGGTTAAGCGTGGGTGCCGGCTATGACGTAACACCTAAGCTCACCCTGGATGCTGCCTTTACCTATGTCTTTGCCAAAGATGCCCCGGTGAAAGAGCCGCGTGATGGTATTGAGTCCGACCAGTCAGGCTCAGCGTTTGGTGGTAACTTTGAAGGCGAAACCACCGGTAATGTGTGGTTAGTCGGCGTACAAGCCAGCTACCGCTTCTAA
- a CDS encoding VacJ family lipoprotein — protein MWKRLCLMAAVLGLLTGCVSRPPGAEPHPEDPLEGFNRAMWTVNYDYLDPYVARPVSIAYVDYVPSPVRTGISNFLGNLEEPASFLNSLIMLEGEKAATHFNRFWINTLFGLGGLIDIASAADIQKYDQREFGDAIGHYDVGTGAYIMLPGYGPTSVREGAGEVVDGLYPPLALLTLPQSVLKWMFDGMESRAALVSQESQLDNSPDPYAFAREAYLQNRRYRAKGDEALEQQPALDDEFLDDFIDDIDAAP, from the coding sequence ATGTGGAAACGTCTGTGTTTGATGGCGGCGGTACTCGGCCTATTAACCGGTTGTGTATCACGTCCGCCAGGTGCAGAGCCGCACCCTGAAGACCCGTTAGAGGGCTTTAACCGTGCGATGTGGACGGTCAACTACGATTATTTGGATCCCTATGTGGCACGCCCTGTCTCGATTGCGTATGTCGATTATGTACCGAGCCCCGTGCGCACTGGGATTTCTAACTTTTTGGGCAACCTTGAAGAGCCAGCCAGCTTTTTGAATAGTTTAATCATGCTGGAAGGCGAGAAAGCCGCGACCCATTTTAACCGCTTTTGGATAAATACCTTGTTTGGCTTGGGTGGCTTGATTGATATTGCGTCCGCCGCTGATATTCAAAAGTATGACCAGCGCGAATTCGGTGATGCGATCGGACACTATGATGTGGGTACGGGCGCGTATATTATGCTGCCCGGTTATGGCCCCACCTCGGTACGAGAAGGCGCGGGCGAAGTCGTTGATGGTTTGTATCCGCCGCTGGCGTTACTCACCCTGCCGCAGTCGGTTTTAAAATGGATGTTTGATGGGATGGAGTCGCGCGCTGCGTTAGTGTCTCAGGAGTCGCAATTAGATAACTCACCGGACCCTTACGCGTTTGCCCGTGAGGCTTACCTGCAAAACCGCCGCTATCGCGCCAAAGGCGATGAGGCATTGGAGCAACAACCTGCCTTGGATGATGAGTTTCTCGATGATTTTATCGATGATATTGATGCCGCACCGTAA